From the Oleiphilus messinensis genome, one window contains:
- a CDS encoding NAD(P)/FAD-dependent oxidoreductase produces the protein MSDLHHIVIVGGGAGGLELATKLGHKLGKPGKARVTLVDAVLTHVWKPLLHEVAAGSLDSNAGEVNFRAHAKQHHFEFQLGRMSDLKRAERYVVLDPVFDEHGQEVVPERVVPYDTLVIAVGSTANDFGTPGAKEHCLLLDNLVQARRFHRLLLNAFLRAEHQQLALKTKLRIAIIGAGATGVELAAELRHASHELPSYGLHNVSSEDVELTLVEAADRILPALPERLSASATRELERLGVRVVTGNPVCEIKAGELEIKDGSSVLADMIVWAAGIKAPEFLAKLDGLETNRINQLVVEQTLQTTNDANIFAFGDCAACPQPDSDRPVPPRAQAAHQQATTLAKTLVNRLNQKEAVPYIYRDHGSLISFSHYTTVGNLMGNLSGKSMMIEGKVARMFYISLYRMHQVALHGFVRTALIWMGDKISKALHPRLKLH, from the coding sequence ATGTCTGATTTACATCATATCGTTATTGTTGGAGGAGGTGCCGGAGGACTCGAGCTGGCGACGAAGTTGGGACACAAACTGGGTAAGCCTGGCAAAGCTCGGGTGACCTTGGTCGACGCAGTGCTTACCCATGTCTGGAAGCCACTACTGCACGAAGTTGCAGCCGGATCGCTTGACTCCAATGCAGGTGAAGTGAATTTTCGTGCCCATGCGAAACAGCATCATTTCGAATTTCAGTTAGGGCGAATGTCGGACTTGAAGCGTGCTGAGCGCTATGTTGTGCTGGATCCCGTTTTTGATGAACATGGACAAGAGGTGGTTCCGGAGCGTGTGGTGCCTTACGACACGCTGGTCATTGCCGTAGGCAGTACGGCAAATGATTTCGGTACCCCCGGTGCAAAAGAGCATTGCCTGTTGTTGGATAACCTGGTCCAGGCGCGCCGTTTTCACCGCTTGTTGCTGAATGCGTTTTTGCGTGCCGAGCATCAACAACTGGCACTCAAAACAAAGTTAAGGATTGCTATTATCGGTGCGGGAGCAACCGGGGTTGAGCTGGCTGCGGAACTTCGTCATGCCTCCCATGAACTACCCAGCTATGGCTTGCATAACGTGAGTTCCGAAGATGTTGAATTAACCTTGGTGGAAGCGGCTGACCGGATACTTCCGGCATTGCCTGAGCGGTTGTCCGCGTCGGCAACGCGAGAGCTGGAGCGTTTGGGGGTTCGTGTTGTGACCGGTAATCCGGTTTGTGAAATAAAAGCAGGCGAGCTGGAAATCAAAGACGGGAGCTCGGTATTGGCGGATATGATTGTCTGGGCTGCCGGCATTAAAGCGCCTGAATTTCTGGCGAAACTTGATGGGCTGGAAACCAACCGTATTAATCAACTCGTTGTCGAGCAAACATTGCAAACGACAAATGATGCGAATATTTTCGCATTTGGGGATTGTGCGGCCTGTCCTCAACCGGATAGCGATCGACCCGTACCGCCCCGGGCTCAGGCTGCTCATCAGCAGGCGACAACCTTGGCCAAGACATTGGTTAATCGACTCAATCAGAAAGAGGCTGTGCCCTATATCTATCGGGATCACGGGTCGTTGATTTCGTTCAGTCACTATACGACGGTCGGCAATCTGATGGGTAACCTCAGTGGCAAGTCGATGATGATCGAAGGAAAAGTTGCGCGGATGTTCTACATATCCCTTTATCGGATGCACCAGGTTGCTTTACATGGATTTGTGCGTACAGCCTTGATCTGGATGGGGGATAAAATCAGTAAGGCATTGCACCCCAGATTAAAGCTGCACTAA
- a CDS encoding phospholipase A codes for MSFIRISGAVLLSLCFIVQSVSAMSKEECVLEYVESSAPEVSVEKIKALCADKDTAALLPERLKKEIATQENSFVITPHRQNYILPFTMNDNPHQEPYEAVYPGIEDPIDNKEAKLQVSLKVPLSYIDLLTENDGIYFGFTLKSFWQVYNHELSAPFRETNYQPELFYQAPLPNEYLGGTVFTRIGIEHQSNGRSQLLSRSWNRVFLGIGFQKDQWVVYLQPWYRLSEDPKYDDGDPETPLPPDGDDNPDIDDYMGHFELLGAYKLSQLEFTSLVRYNFEEGNGAFEVDMSFPLWGRLKGYVQYFNGYGESLIDYNHQTERIGVGFLLTGLL; via the coding sequence ATGTCATTTATACGCATTTCGGGGGCTGTTTTATTAAGTCTCTGTTTTATCGTTCAGTCCGTTTCGGCAATGTCAAAAGAAGAGTGTGTTTTGGAGTATGTCGAGAGTTCTGCACCCGAGGTATCGGTTGAAAAAATTAAAGCGCTCTGTGCTGATAAGGATACTGCAGCATTGTTACCTGAACGGCTAAAGAAAGAGATCGCGACTCAGGAAAACAGCTTCGTGATCACTCCCCACCGGCAGAACTATATCCTGCCGTTCACCATGAACGACAACCCCCATCAAGAGCCTTACGAAGCAGTCTATCCCGGTATTGAAGACCCGATTGATAATAAAGAAGCGAAATTACAGGTTAGCTTGAAGGTTCCACTGTCGTATATTGATTTGCTCACTGAGAATGACGGGATTTATTTCGGATTTACCCTGAAATCATTCTGGCAAGTTTACAATCATGAACTTTCTGCCCCGTTCCGGGAGACCAATTATCAACCGGAGCTGTTTTACCAAGCGCCACTGCCAAATGAATATCTTGGTGGCACGGTCTTCACGCGAATCGGAATCGAGCATCAATCAAACGGGCGTAGCCAGTTGCTAAGTCGAAGTTGGAACCGTGTATTTTTGGGGATAGGGTTTCAAAAAGATCAGTGGGTTGTCTATCTCCAACCTTGGTACCGCTTGAGTGAAGACCCCAAATACGATGATGGTGATCCGGAAACGCCGCTGCCACCAGACGGCGATGATAACCCTGATATTGACGATTATATGGGGCACTTTGAACTACTTGGTGCGTACAAACTGTCTCAATTGGAATTTACCAGCCTGGTAAGGTACAACTTCGAAGAAGGCAATGGTGCCTTTGAAGTGGATATGAGCTTTCCGCTGTGGGGGCGCCTGAAGGGCTACGTGCAGTATTTCAATGGTTATGGAGAAAGCCTGATTGATTATAATCATCAGACTGAACGAATAGGCGTAGGGTTTCTATTGACTGGATTGCTCTAA
- a CDS encoding EF-hand domain-containing protein, whose protein sequence is MKAAYVFLAVGLAAASTSTLVSAEAAKKAEASAETVFSALDQDSSGYIETAEAAQSKELTEQFTMVDADQDGKISADEYTLYKGESTAAGEPAKQ, encoded by the coding sequence ATGAAAGCAGCATACGTATTTTTGGCAGTGGGCTTGGCAGCAGCATCAACTTCTACTCTGGTTAGCGCAGAAGCTGCGAAAAAGGCTGAAGCATCCGCTGAAACCGTATTCTCTGCATTGGATCAGGATTCTAGCGGCTACATCGAGACTGCTGAAGCGGCACAAAGCAAAGAGTTGACTGAGCAATTCACCATGGTTGATGCGGATCAAGACGGCAAGATCAGCGCGGATGAATACACCCTGTACAAAGGCGAGTCTACTGCAGCTGGCGAACCTGCCAAGCAGTAA
- a CDS encoding neutral/alkaline non-lysosomal ceramidase N-terminal domain-containing protein gives MRVRRSGLILLVLLAVTCFVIVAGKYHNSGLVWKEFHYRYSEPVLNPDVVANESNRAIPGGGNFIAGAATVDITPPPGFLPRGGYATWSTVGQGVRTHLYARAYYLQTDEERHLVIQTDLVSGSRILHAALGERLAPEMGTDISRISLMATHTHSAPGQIVGSQFYNKHISNQAGFAEDYFEFVLQRISEAALQAYRSRGPAKLASGKTDIWGLTRNRSLPAYLENRSILDKEYQPERDFHYINPAMYMVRIDSIQPDGRSVPLGGFASFSIHGTALPEGEPLFNADVWAYIHKDWQWYLEQRYDRENQIHVSAFEGTHGDIAPAARFNRLGYLEARRIGREIGKHAIELFNSLEKDLTAQVSLRSAVRQVSITEKPRIGQTEICTEAAAGTTLAAAPLEHTSPVIGYLPFIRQGSRRWDAAEDNCQGRKRILGGDWLQRWLEPKDSFPDSVLFQIVEINDLLILPLPFEVTVESGQRIADAVRSATEDSEVKSGRELRRKQVMVASLAGGYTGYVTTPEEYGRQYYEGGHTLFGKNTQPYLASQLRQLALDMGGTARIAELPEQWVYRLATKRFTPESIMEPVERAIESAPRFYHAVDDLEAYWVMQWRDVSADKINLHEPLISVETRINNGDWHPLTVEGIAVDDRGYDMAVKLLKTGESEVGAVYGVYWYNPVFSGPEQVFRFVIQARGSGSILYSPPFR, from the coding sequence TTGCGCGTTCGTCGATCGGGGTTAATCTTGTTGGTGCTTTTAGCCGTCACTTGTTTCGTTATCGTTGCAGGCAAATATCACAATTCTGGATTGGTTTGGAAAGAGTTTCACTATCGTTATTCCGAACCCGTTCTAAATCCTGATGTCGTTGCAAATGAATCTAATCGGGCCATTCCCGGGGGCGGAAATTTTATCGCGGGTGCCGCAACCGTTGATATTACGCCACCGCCTGGATTTCTGCCCCGGGGCGGTTATGCCACGTGGTCAACTGTAGGTCAGGGAGTTCGCACTCATTTGTACGCTCGAGCTTACTATTTGCAAACGGATGAAGAGCGTCACCTCGTGATACAAACGGATCTGGTTTCAGGTTCACGTATCTTGCATGCCGCACTGGGAGAGCGTTTGGCGCCGGAGATGGGAACTGATATCAGTCGTATCAGCCTGATGGCGACTCACACCCATTCGGCACCCGGCCAAATTGTGGGCAGTCAATTCTATAACAAACATATCTCAAACCAGGCTGGTTTTGCGGAGGACTATTTTGAGTTTGTGTTGCAACGAATTTCTGAAGCTGCATTGCAAGCCTATCGATCCCGGGGGCCAGCCAAACTGGCTTCAGGAAAAACAGATATCTGGGGCTTAACCCGAAATCGTTCTCTGCCCGCGTACCTGGAAAATCGTTCGATCCTTGATAAGGAATATCAACCAGAGCGGGATTTCCATTATATTAATCCGGCAATGTATATGGTGCGGATAGATTCAATCCAGCCGGACGGTCGAAGCGTGCCACTAGGCGGTTTCGCCAGCTTCTCAATTCATGGTACCGCGTTACCGGAAGGCGAGCCTTTGTTTAATGCGGATGTGTGGGCTTATATCCACAAGGATTGGCAATGGTATTTGGAGCAACGTTATGATCGGGAGAATCAAATACATGTCAGCGCTTTTGAGGGTACCCACGGCGACATTGCACCCGCAGCCCGTTTTAATCGCCTGGGTTATCTGGAAGCCCGACGCATCGGGCGTGAAATCGGAAAACATGCTATTGAATTGTTTAATTCACTGGAGAAGGATCTAACGGCTCAGGTTTCCTTGCGTTCAGCGGTTCGGCAGGTATCAATTACGGAAAAACCGCGGATTGGGCAAACTGAAATCTGCACCGAAGCTGCGGCAGGTACCACACTGGCTGCCGCGCCTTTGGAGCATACTTCTCCTGTGATTGGTTATTTGCCGTTTATTCGTCAGGGGAGTCGTCGTTGGGATGCTGCAGAAGATAATTGTCAGGGGCGTAAGCGAATTCTCGGCGGTGATTGGTTACAGCGATGGTTAGAGCCGAAAGACAGTTTTCCTGATTCAGTTTTGTTTCAGATTGTCGAAATCAATGATTTGCTGATACTGCCGTTGCCTTTCGAAGTAACCGTAGAATCCGGCCAACGTATTGCGGATGCCGTGCGCTCAGCGACCGAAGACTCTGAGGTTAAAAGCGGTCGTGAACTTCGTCGGAAACAGGTCATGGTGGCGAGTCTGGCTGGAGGCTATACCGGGTATGTTACAACACCTGAAGAGTATGGACGCCAATACTACGAAGGTGGTCATACCTTATTCGGCAAAAATACCCAGCCGTATCTTGCAAGTCAGCTGCGTCAACTTGCTTTGGATATGGGTGGTACGGCCCGAATTGCAGAGCTACCGGAGCAATGGGTATACCGGTTAGCGACAAAACGTTTTACCCCAGAGTCAATAATGGAGCCGGTCGAACGCGCGATTGAGAGTGCGCCCCGTTTTTATCATGCGGTTGATGATCTTGAGGCCTATTGGGTAATGCAATGGCGAGATGTTTCAGCGGATAAGATTAACTTGCATGAGCCATTAATCAGCGTGGAAACCCGGATCAATAATGGTGATTGGCACCCATTAACTGTAGAAGGTATTGCAGTGGATGATCGCGGATATGATATGGCGGTAAAACTGTTAAAGACTGGGGAAAGTGAAGTCGGGGCAGTATACGGCGTGTACTGGTATAACCCAGTATTTTCGGGGCCGGAGCAGGTTTTTCGATTTGTTATTCAGGCCAGAGGGAGCGGATCAATCTTGTATTCCCCCCCCTTCCGATAG
- a CDS encoding cytochrome-c peroxidase, translating into MKKTRLSHVIMLGTLVLTGCNDDDNNSQATTDEEVRTLATSHGLNGDPVGTKSIASIDEPLAQLGMKLFYSKGLGGDLDSACVSCHHPIMGGGDNLSLPIGVQAEDPDLIGPGRIHSQAKAVAANMEYDGGPTVPRNAPTTFNLGLWEKGLFHDYRVEVLDNGIRTPDSAFGTADSAAHSLSQAQAMFPVTSAEEMRSDFEKDGSNQDLRVALTERFTSQALPNTWLDEFQAAFNSTDDAQTLITYDNIASALAAYQQSQSFVNSPWNNYVKGDNGALSDAAKRGAKLFYSSVEDGGAECVACHSGDFFTDESFHVLAIPQIGRGKGNGEDGSDDFGRARETGQESDRYAFRTPSLLNIEVTGPYGHDGAYDTLADVVRHHLNPEAAIDNFDFTLGALAQGDVQHEHAESNTRLALQQLQKQQADGSSKLKTVNLSEQQIDDLVAFLETLTDPCVKDRECLTPWIPDTTSTGPDGLQLNGYDEAGNLL; encoded by the coding sequence ATGAAAAAAACTCGACTCAGCCACGTTATCATGCTCGGAACCTTAGTGTTAACCGGCTGTAATGATGATGACAACAATAGCCAAGCAACCACAGATGAAGAAGTACGCACCCTGGCAACGTCCCATGGCCTGAATGGCGACCCGGTGGGAACGAAAAGTATCGCCAGTATTGATGAACCTCTCGCCCAACTGGGCATGAAGCTGTTCTACAGCAAAGGCCTTGGGGGTGACCTCGATTCGGCGTGCGTAAGCTGCCACCACCCAATTATGGGCGGAGGGGATAACCTGTCACTCCCAATCGGCGTTCAGGCAGAAGACCCCGACCTGATTGGCCCGGGACGAATACACTCCCAGGCAAAAGCGGTTGCCGCAAATATGGAATATGACGGCGGCCCCACGGTTCCACGTAATGCACCCACTACTTTCAATTTGGGCTTGTGGGAAAAAGGGCTGTTCCACGATTACCGCGTCGAGGTGCTTGATAACGGTATTAGAACACCGGACAGCGCATTTGGTACCGCAGACAGTGCGGCCCACTCACTTTCTCAAGCCCAGGCGATGTTTCCTGTAACTTCAGCTGAAGAAATGCGTTCCGATTTTGAGAAGGATGGTTCGAATCAGGATCTGCGAGTCGCCCTGACGGAGCGGTTCACCAGTCAAGCGCTGCCAAACACCTGGCTCGATGAGTTTCAGGCGGCATTCAATTCAACGGATGATGCACAGACACTCATTACCTACGATAACATTGCTTCTGCCCTGGCGGCGTACCAACAATCTCAATCCTTCGTAAATTCGCCCTGGAACAACTATGTGAAAGGCGATAATGGCGCGCTTTCAGATGCGGCGAAACGGGGAGCAAAACTTTTCTATTCATCTGTAGAAGACGGTGGTGCGGAATGTGTGGCTTGCCACTCTGGCGATTTCTTCACTGATGAATCATTCCATGTACTCGCCATTCCTCAAATCGGTCGCGGCAAAGGCAATGGTGAAGACGGCAGCGACGACTTCGGCCGGGCCCGTGAAACCGGCCAGGAATCAGATCGATACGCGTTTCGTACACCCTCGTTGCTGAATATTGAGGTCACTGGTCCGTACGGACATGACGGCGCATACGATACACTTGCAGACGTTGTCCGACATCACTTGAACCCTGAAGCGGCAATTGACAACTTCGATTTCACACTGGGCGCGCTGGCTCAGGGTGACGTGCAACATGAGCACGCCGAGTCCAACACCCGCTTGGCCCTGCAACAACTGCAAAAACAACAAGCCGATGGCAGCTCCAAACTCAAAACAGTGAACCTTTCAGAGCAACAAATTGATGATCTGGTTGCCTTCCTGGAAACGCTTACCGATCCCTGTGTCAAAGATCGGGAATGTCTCACGCCCTGGATTCCGGATACGACCAGCACAGGTCCAGACGGATTACAGCTGAATGGTTATGATGAAGCTGGTAATTTACTTTAA